One Halopiger aswanensis genomic region harbors:
- a CDS encoding SDR family NAD(P)-dependent oxidoreductase — protein sequence MVELSLADRPAIVTGASRGIGRQIATTFAAAGGDVAICSRSYEDVESVAEQITAEHDGRVIPVECDVTNADEVANLVDTAIEEFGDLRVLVNNAGGSVESADLLHRCDEETYEWMLELNLKAPYLLAREVLPAMIAAGGGSMIHVGSVNGLFGIGLAGYSEAKSGLLALSRNIATHYGQYGIRSNVLSAGTIETQNRKDEMENTEERTAETSARDRWLDQYPLGRFGRPEEVADTALFLATERAGFITGENIVVDGGLTVSLPTSFQNEIYQANDPPAER from the coding sequence ACGACGTTTGCCGCTGCTGGCGGCGATGTGGCTATCTGTTCGCGGTCGTACGAGGACGTCGAATCGGTCGCTGAACAGATTACGGCTGAACACGACGGGCGCGTTATCCCCGTCGAATGTGACGTGACGAACGCTGACGAGGTCGCGAATCTGGTCGATACCGCGATTGAGGAGTTTGGTGATCTCCGCGTCCTCGTGAACAACGCCGGCGGCTCGGTCGAATCAGCGGACCTCCTCCATCGGTGCGACGAAGAGACATATGAGTGGATGCTCGAGCTTAATCTGAAAGCACCGTACCTGCTTGCTCGGGAAGTGCTACCCGCGATGATCGCTGCGGGAGGTGGATCAATGATTCATGTCGGGTCAGTCAATGGGTTATTCGGCATCGGCCTTGCAGGCTATTCCGAGGCAAAGAGCGGCCTCCTTGCCCTTTCGCGGAATATTGCGACCCATTACGGACAGTATGGCATCCGGTCGAACGTCCTCTCCGCTGGGACGATTGAAACACAAAACCGAAAGGATGAGATGGAGAATACCGAAGAACGGACGGCGGAAACCAGCGCTCGTGATCGCTGGCTCGACCAGTATCCGTTAGGTCGGTTCGGTCGCCCAGAGGAAGTCGCAGATACTGCCCTCTTTCTCGCCACGGAACGGGCCGGCTTCATCACCGGTGAAAACATCGTCGTTGATGGTGGTCTCACGGTGAGCCTGCCCACCTCATTCCAAAATGAGATCTATCAGGCAAATGATCCGCCTGCTGAGCGATGA
- a CDS encoding carbohydrate-binding family 9-like protein has product MRQGQIIRVDESVPLTGEVKDTPWEAAVPIQINEFPWNVPDAKRSTVVRSLYDEDALYLQYHADDAIIRADTDELNGPVWEDSCVEFFATLDPQRRPHYINVEVNCIGAFRLGFGPDRQNRELITANQAESIRVESSIDEQPAANAADDHWWVAIALPFETLATVTGVSISPSEGTVWQGNFHRLGPRDTSFFATWNPVNAPKPDFHQPSEFGPLVFK; this is encoded by the coding sequence ATGAGACAAGGCCAGATCATTCGGGTCGATGAGTCTGTACCGCTCACAGGTGAGGTGAAAGACACTCCCTGGGAAGCCGCAGTTCCAATCCAGATAAACGAATTCCCATGGAACGTTCCAGACGCAAAGCGATCGACGGTTGTCCGATCGTTGTACGATGAGGACGCGCTGTACCTGCAGTATCACGCTGACGATGCGATCATCCGGGCAGACACTGATGAACTCAACGGGCCAGTCTGGGAAGACAGCTGTGTAGAATTTTTTGCGACACTCGACCCACAGCGCAGACCGCACTACATCAACGTTGAGGTCAACTGTATCGGTGCATTTCGGCTCGGATTCGGTCCGGATCGCCAGAACCGTGAACTGATCACCGCCAACCAAGCAGAGTCGATTCGGGTTGAATCGTCCATCGACGAACAGCCAGCTGCGAACGCTGCGGACGACCACTGGTGGGTTGCAATTGCGCTTCCGTTTGAGACGCTTGCGACCGTCACCGGTGTTTCGATTTCGCCGAGTGAGGGGACAGTCTGGCAGGGAAATTTCCATCGTCTCGGTCCACGCGATACCTCATTTTTCGCGACATGGAACCCAGTCAACGCCCCCAAGCCAGATTTCCACCAGCCATCGGAGTTCGGCCCACTCGTTTTCAAATAA
- a CDS encoding RidA family protein produces MEEIVTENAPDAIGPYSQGIKDGNRLYVSGQGPVDPETGEVVSEDISEQTEQTLENIAAILEAGGASLDDVLKANVYVTDMDDYDDVNEVYAEYMTDPYPARAAVEVSRLPIEIGVEIEVTARVQ; encoded by the coding sequence ATGGAAGAGATTGTAACTGAGAACGCGCCTGACGCTATCGGACCGTACTCCCAAGGGATCAAAGATGGCAATCGTCTCTATGTGTCCGGACAGGGACCGGTTGATCCCGAGACTGGTGAAGTCGTCTCAGAGGACATCAGTGAACAGACCGAACAGACGCTCGAGAACATCGCAGCGATTCTGGAAGCGGGCGGAGCGTCCCTCGATGATGTACTGAAGGCAAATGTATACGTCACCGATATGGATGACTATGACGACGTAAACGAGGTGTACGCGGAGTACATGACCGACCCGTATCCGGCACGAGCGGCCGTGGAAGTATCACGGCTTCCAATTGAGATCGGCGTCGAGATCGAAGTCACTGCACGCGTTCAGTAG